CAGCGCATTATCGGTACGGTTGCTGATCTCAGGATTGAACAGTGAATATTTGGTGAAGGTGAATGGATTCTGCACAGCGCCGTATATTCTCACTGCAGAAATATGAATCTGATTCAGCAAAGAGGATGGAAAATTATAGCCCAGTGCGATGTTCCGTACTCTGACGAAAGAGCCGTCTTCCACATGCCAGGAGGAGGTGATCCCGTTACCACCGGTAGCGAGGCGGTTAGCCCTGTTGATATAGCCGGTACCGATATCATCCGGCGAAACGTAATGACCTTTTACAAAGCTCAGGTTGTTGAAGTTTCCTTCCACATTGGCGATATAACGTCTGAAGAGGTTCAGGATTTTATTACCCTGACTGCCCTGAATAGAGAAGCTGAAATCGAGTTGTTTGTAACGTAAGGTATTGCTGAAACCGAAGATGTACTTAGGCTGGAAACTGCCGATGATGGCTCTGTCGTTGGCATCTATCTTACCGTCGCCATTGATGTCCCTGAATTTCAGGTCACCTACATAGGTAGGGTTGCTGGTTTTAGCGGACGTTTCCAGATCGGTTTTATCGCGGTAGATGCCATCGGCAACGTACAGGTAGTAAGAACCGATTGTTTCGCCGATCTTGGTGATGAAGTAAGCATTACCGGTTCCGCCGGTAGCGACGATCGGAGCACCGGAGGGCCCAAGTCTGGTTACCTTGTTTTTGTTGAATGAAATATTGGCATTGCCTTCGAGCGACCAGTCTTTACCCAGTTTCTTATTATACGATAAAGTCACTTCCACACCGCGGTTATTCAGCGCGCCTATATTTTGCAGATAGGTGCTGAAGCCGGATATTCCCGGTACAGGGAGGTTCAGCAGCAACTTGGTAGTGTTGGAATTGTAGTAATCGACGGTGAGGTTGAGTGCATCTTTAAAAAATCCTATTTCAACTCCTGCATCAAAGCTGGCGGTGCTTTCCCATGTAAGATCCGGGTTAGCAGGTGTTACCACGGAAACGCCGTTCACGAGCGTCTGACTGCCGAGTATATAGTTACTGTTGGTGCTGTTGGTGCCATTGTAGTTGGCCAGCTGTGCAAGTGAGCCATAGTTGGGTATCTGGAAGTTTCCGGTGAGACCATAGCTGCTCCTTACTTTCAGGGAGCTGATAGCATTTATGCTTTTGAAGAATGGCTCGTTGGATACCTGCCATGCAGCAGAGATGGCGGGAAATGACGCCCATTTTTTGTTGATGCCGAAGCGGGAGGAACCGTCTCTTCTGACAGAACCGGTAAGGAAGTATTTATCTGCATAGCTGTACTGCACCCTTGCCAGCCAGGAGTTCAGGCTCCATTGTTCCTGTGAGGAAGAACCCGCGTTTATTTGACCGGCGTTGAGGGTAGTTACGATATCTGTTGGGAAGTTGATAGCGGTGAGTGTGTTATGTTCCTGGTTTTCTTTTTGGACTGTAAAGCCTGCCAAAGCATCCAGTTTATGTTTTCCGAAAGCCTTTGCATAGGTCACGGTATGTTCCATCAGCCAGTTGGTATACTGATCTGTATTGGAGAAACCAGTGGCCACAGAAGGCAGTGTACCCGACGGGATGGGCAGTGTAGAAGGACGGTAGTAATCTCTGCGGAAAGTATTGATATCTGTGCCTACGGAAATTTTGTATTTCAGGCCGGAAAGTATTTCATATTCCATATAGGCGTTGGCCATCAGGCGGAAATTCTTCATACGGTCTTTGATCAGCGTAGCAACAGCTACCGGATTCAGCTGGTTGGTTTGTCCGTATCCCCAAACGTTTACGGAATCTGCGAAAGTACCGTCGGGGTTGCGCACCGGGAAGATAGGCGCATAGCCCAGCGCCAGTGCTACCACACCTGAATTGGGTGCAAACCAGGGGCCTTCCGCATTTACGAGGTGATTATCTGTAAACGAAGGATTCATATTTACACCAAAACGGAACCGTTTGCTGCCACCATCGATCCGGAAGCGGCTGGAATAGCGTTTATAGTTGTTGTTGATAACGATACCATCCTGATTGAGATAATTACCCGAGAAGTAATAGGAGAGGTTGTCGCTGCCGCCATAGATGCTGACAGTATGGCTCTGCATAGGCGCCGTACGGAAGATTTCCTTTTGCCAGTCGGTGTTGGTCAGCCCTTTTTGTCCGGCGAGGTAAGGTAGTACCTGCGGAGGTACCCAGGTAGATGGGTTCTTAGGGCGTACACTGTTAGGATCGGTAGGTTTACCGGTAGGCACCGCATCCAGATAAGCGTTGTTATGGCCGTCGTATACGAGTTGTGCATAATCATAAGCATTGAGTACATCCACGTGTTTATTCACGTTCTGAATGCCGTAGTTGACGTCATAATTCACCGTCAGTTTGCCGGCAGTACCTTTTTTGGTGCGAATCAGCACTACTCCGGTAGAGCCTCTGGAACCATAAATAGCTGCTGAGGCGGCGTCTTTCAAAACATCAATAGAAGCGATATCATTTATGTTGATAGCAGCCAGTGGGTTGGCAGGTTGCTGATAGCTGTTCACACCGGGAGAGGCGTTGCGGGTATCGTTGGTGACCGGCATACCGTCTATCACAAACAGCGGGTTATTACCAGCGCTGATGGAACCAACACCACGCACACGTATAGATACGTTACCTCCGGGTGCGCCGTTGGTTTGCATCACCTGTATACCGGCCATTTTACCGGCCAGTGCCTGATCGAAGGACGTAACAGGCTGCTGCATCAGATCAGCAGAACGAACGGATGCTACAGAGCCCGTAAGCTCTTTACGGCTACGGCTGCCATATCCTACAACTACCAGTTCATTCAAACCATGACTGGATTCCTTCATCCTTACCAGCAGCAGATTTCCTTCTCCTTCTTTTACAACAAAGCCATTTACCCTGTTGTTTTCATAGCCGATAAAGCTGAAAGAGAAATCGTACTGAGCGCCTGCTTTCAGGCCCTGGAACTGAAATACGCCGCGTTCATTGGTAGACGCATTGTAGGTTTCCTTACCATTCCGTTGTTTAACGGAAATGGATACACCGATTAGTGGTTCACCGTTTTCACTTACCACACTTCCTTTCACCAGTACAGGTTTGCCGGCTTCCTGCGCATATGTGTGAATGGCACATAGCAATAATAAAAGAATACGGGAGTACCTTTTTAAAAGTCTGATCATATGATGATGTATTTATGCGATTTACAAAAAAGCCCCCCTGCACATGCTGTATCAGCATATGTCAATTTTGTAAAAGGGCTATTCTATTTATTTACTGATCGTTATGCTATCCCCTGTAGTCCTGAGTTCCAGCTGGTTCATGGCGCATATTGCAGCCAGGATGCTTTTCAGGGAATCTTTCTTCAGCACTTTACCTGTGAAATACAACGCTCTGACATCTTCCTGCTGAAAATTTATCTGTGTTTTAAAGTGTGCTCCCAGTGTGTGCAGGGCCTGGTCGAGCGGCTCATTACTGAAAGAAAGCACTACATTGTTGACCTCTGGAATAGCGCTGGCAGGCACTTTTCCGGTACTGCCGGGCTTCCTGATATCGAATGACCGGGTGATAGTATTAATGGCATATTCTTCTCCCGGTAACAAGTAAACATCCTCGTTATTATCTTTTGTATGTATTTGTACTTTACCTTCTGATAGTTTTACTGCAACGTTGTTTTCCACCAGCGTATTAACGGTGAAGGTGGTGCCCAATGCAGTAACGGTGATGCCGGCTGCCTCAACAATGAAAGGTCTTTTGATATCAGCATGCACAATAAACTCCGCTTTTCCCTGCAGTGTTAGCCGGCGCAGTGTGGCCATGCTACTGTCTTTCCACGTAAGCATACTGCCAGGCGCCAACTGTATAACAGATCCATCGGTCAGCGCCAGTGTTTTTATTTCGCTGCCGTTGTTGCTGATAGTATGACTGGCTGCTATGGCTGTTGCCGCTTTTATTTTCCTTTCTGCATCTATTTGATATTTCAGGTAAACTGATCCGGCAAGTATCAATACGGCGGCGGCAACCGATAGCGGAAGCAGTATCGCTTTCAGCGACCGCTTTCTTACCGGATGCAGGGATGCGGCTATGGCTTCCGCTTCCATGGAGGCATGCAGCCGGTCTAATATGGCGGCAGTTTTTCCCGGAGACAGTACCTGTTCCTTTTCAGCGATGCTTCGTTGATAAGCTTCCAGTAGTGCAGCTTTCAATGGTTCATCTGCTCCCTGCTGCAGCAGGGCTTCCAGTTGAGCAATATCTGCGGCGCTGGCCTGTCCTTTTTTGAATTTGTCTAATAGTAAATAGAACTGTTCCATGTATTCATCTATAAAAACTCAACAACCGGAAAAGAGGGGGGAGGATGCTATGTTACCAATTTGTTAACTAACGAACATCAGTATCCGAAGTAGATACTGAGGAACAACAAACCCGCCAGGGGTGCGGTGGCCTGCTGAGAGGCGATATATGTTTTAATAAAGGCAGAGGATGCTTTGAGATATTCTTTTGCTGTATGCGGAGATATGCCGAGGATAGAAGCAGCTTCCTGCAACGATTTTCCTTCCAGCCGGCAAAGCCGGAAGATCATTTTTTTTCTGGGAGATAATTTTTCAATGGCATCGCTGATCAGGTGCAGCTGCATGTCTTTCAGAATAGCGAAGTTATCGTCGTCTGTAGATACAGGCTGTTCGGGGTGTAAGGCCAGCAGGCTTTTTTCTTTGGCGGCTGTTTTCAGGTATTGAATGGATTTATTATAGCTTACCACAAACAGCCAGCGGTCTACTTCGCTTGTCAGTGACAGTTTATGGCGGTTGTTCCATAATGCCAGAAATACCTCCTGCAGGATATCTTCTGCTGCTTCCTGTTGAGGAACCAGCTTGCAGATATTTTTGAACACGGCCTGGTGATATTGATGATAGATACTGTCGAATGCAGCAACTTCAGCTTTGTTGAGTAGCATAGTCATTTCTGGTGCACATATTTCTGACCACCAAAAATACTGTCAGGCAAACAAACAAAAATACTGGCCAGGTTATATTATGATTATCATTGCGTGTTAATATAAAAAAAGGGGGCTTTAGCCGGTATGCCCCCCCTTTTTTATTTGCTGGTTCCGGCCGGAGGTGCGGGCATCACTGCTTCCCGTTCATGGCACCAGGGGCCTCTGAAGTGCTGTATAGCCAGCCTGGTGAGCAGGATATTGGTGCCAATAAATAACAGGATCACCAATATGGCTGCGATCCTGCTCAGCGTAGCCAGGGCTGGTTTTTTAGAAAAACCACCGAATATGTATCCGATAATGAATACCATGCTCGCAACGAACAACAATCGGATCAAAACAAGAAATATCATAATTCTATAATTTAAAAGTTATTTGATTTTGTTCAGCAATGCCTGATCGTCGTTTTTTCCCCAATGAGGAAGATCATCTGTGCCGGCAGTACCGATATTTTTCAGGCTTTCTGTAGCCAGCTGCCTGGCCTGATCTTTATCACCGCCCCACATTTTAGGAGTGGCGTACTTCACCCACGCAGCAACATACAGTGCTCTTGGGTTTTGCGGATCCAGCGCTCTGGCCTGTTTCAGGTACTGGTCGGATGCCGTGCCATATTTCCGTCCGTATGTCATTGGGTTAATGAACACTTTGGTGCGATACACCATGCTTAACACGGTATAAGCTTCAGCCAGTTCTTTGTGTTGCCGTGCAGTATCCAGCAGGGAGATAGCTTTTTTGATTTGTTCTTCTCCCTGGTTGCTGTAGGGCTCTATTTTTTCTCCGTCGTCCTGAAGCAGGAACCCGATCTTAGCATTACATAGCGCTGCATAGTATGGGGCCAGCCAGGATGGGCTGCTGCTGGTAGCGGAGAATGTTTTTTCCAGTTGTTCGTAATCTTTCACTGTTTGTGCCTGATCCAGTTTAGCAATGAGTGCATGTAAATTGTTGTTTTGAGCAAAGCCTGTGTAGCAGCATATGATCAGGAGGAACAGGATGATGGATTGTTTTTTCATGTTTGTTTTTTTAAGATGATTATAAATTGTTGTCAAGAAAATCGCTTGTACGGTCTATGCCCAGACTCATGAATACGCCGATAAAAAATACCCTTGCAGCGGGAAGCGTTACTGGTTGTTTAATAAGCCCGTTGTAACTGTAATTGTATCCGAATACCTGCCTGTTGCCTGTCAGGTTGTTGATGCCGGCGGCGATGCCTGAAAAATCCTTCCATTTGCGGTTCTTAAAGAAGGAGCAGACGTAGGCAACGTGGAGGTTGCCAACGCTGTAAGGGCGTGTTGTGCCTTCATCAGTGATGAGGCCATTGTTGTTGATATTATAGTAGGGCCGCCCGGCAGCTACTGCCCAGGAAACATTCACGTAAGTGTTGATGTCCGGAAAGTATTTTTTGATGGCAATGGTAGCGGTATGTGGCGCTGCGAAGTAAGGCCTCAGCCTGTACGGATAGTTCAGGAAATCGCGTTTTGTATCGAGGTAGGTGTAAGTGACCCAGTAGTCGAGGTTTTTGAAGGTTTTCTTATCCCGCCAGAATAATTCGGCTCCCTGCGAATAGCCGTCACCGTTATTGTTAAGCTGAGGTGTTGTTTTTATCAGATCGCGGTATTGTTTGTAGTATAATTCAGCCCGTAAGAAACGGTTATTGGCTTTTCGTGTATAATTCAATACATAGTGGGTGGCGCTCGAGAAGCCGGGATTGTTGGGCTGGTACAGAAAGTCGCTGGCTGGCTCCTGGTAGAAGATACCATAGGCGAGGTTGAACTGGCTGCCATCGGGCATACGATAGCCGAGCCCGGCCCGGGGTGCGACCACCATTTTGCGCAGCAGGGACGAATACTCTGCCCGTACGCCGGCTTTAGCTGCCAGATTGGGAGCCAGATAGATATCCCCTTCTGCAAAAGCTGCGGTGAGGTGATCGGTCAGGTGAAGGAGACTGTCGTTGGACGTACCTTTGTCGTTGGTATAAAAATGTTCGGCGCCAAACCGCAATGCCTGGCCTCTTCCCATGAAGTGAGTGAATACAACTCTTGCCTGTGCAAAATCTGTTCGAATGTTACGCAGATTGTTTTTCCACGGCCAGGGCGATTCCACCGGTTTGTTCTTTTCATCGATCAGCGTAGTATGGGTTTGCTCCCGGTTGTAGCTGTAAGCAATCCCTGCGTCCAGCTTCCATTGATCGGAGAGCAGGCTGCGGTAACTGAGGTTGTGATAGCTGTTCCAGCCGTTCACTTTATAGCCTGCACGAAGTACGCTGCTGTCGATGTCCGGATTGTACATGCTTACGTTGCTATAGCTCCAGTTGCTGTAGTATTTCAGCATCCCGGTTTTACCGGTTTTGATGCGGAAGTTTATGTTGCCATCGAGGTACGAAGGACCGGTGAAATAATCGGGCTTTTGCGGGATGATCTTATTGTAGAGCGACTGATTGCTGTAATTGATATTAAACCCGAAGCTGCTTTTGTTATTCTTTGCCAGCTGCTGCATACCGGCACCAAGATTGCCGGTGAAGGCGCTGAAGCTGGCGGAAGTTTTCTCGGGCAGGTCGGTGCTTTCCATGATCAGTGCGCTGCTCATGGCATTACCATATAATGCAGAATAGCCGCCGGAGCTGAAGAGTATACCTTTGAAAAGAAACGGATTGATACGTGCATATTGCGTAACGCCGGGCACGGCAGGGTAGTTAGGCGTTTTCAGCAGGGTGCCGTCGATGAACTGGAGTGTTTCGTCGCCGGTGCCGCCGCGTACAAACAACCCGGCCTGTTCGCCTATCTGCTGTGCACCCGGAAGAGAGCGCAATGCCTGTGTAATATCAGCATTGCTGCCTGCAACAGTAACGGCATCGATAGGCGTGAGTGAAGCTCCTTTAGCTTTATCGCTGGCTTCAAATGCCCCGGCGCTTACTACTACTTCATGCAGCGCCCTTGTTTTCTTCGTTGTGTCCGAAGGTGTTTGCGCCGCTGCAGCAAAGCTTAAACATGTTATGGATAGCAGTATTGTTTTCATCGCCTGAAGTATGATCTGCAGGCAAAGCTATAGGGAAGTACAAGGGTAAATCTGGAGAAACGACATCACGGGAAAGTGTGGCGACAACACCGGTAAGATGCACTAATGCAGCAGCTTGTTTACATTCTCTTTGTAGAATTCGCTGACAGGAATTTCTTCCGCGCCAATGCAAACAAGATCCCGTTTGATAGCAGTTATTTTGCGGGTGGCCACGAGGTAAGATTTATGGGTGCGAATGAATGCACCTGATGGTAATTTTTCTTCCATCGCTTTCATGGTCATACGGGTGAGCACTGATTTGGTAGTACCGGAGAGATGGATTTTCAGATAGTCTTTCAGTGATTCAATATAAGTGATATCATCTGTGATGATCTTTACCTGTGTATATTCCACGTTCACAAAAAAAGAGTGTGGCCCGGCGCCGGCTGTGGGCGTCTGTTTGAGCCGGTACAGTTCTTGTGCGCGGGTGCAGGCTTTCAGGAAACGCTCAAAAGAGAAGGGTTTCAGCAGGTAGTCGACCACCTGCAGGTTGTATCCTTCCAGTGCGTATGATTCGTATGCCGTAACGAGGATCGCCATAGGTGGCTGTGGCAGCGATTGTAACAATTGCAGTCCGCTTAGTTTAGGCATTTGAATGTCGAGAAACATCAAATCTACCTGTTCGTGCTGTATCACATCCAATGCCTCCAATGCATTCCTGCAGGTTTTGACCAATTGCAGGAAAGGCACCTGGCGTATGTTGTCTTCCAGTAACTCCCGTACCAATTGTTCATCATCAACTGCAATACAACGTATCATGAGAGGGTAAGTATTAAAGTGACATGAAATACCGGTTCCTGCTTTACGATGGTTAATTTGTGCCGGCCGGGATAGAGTAATTGTAATCTTGATCTTACATTCGCCAATCCGATACCTGAGCTCTCATCCTTGCTGGCGGCGGGATCGGTATCAAAATGATTCTGTACTTCGAATAGCAGTGATTCGCTGTTAACAACAAGCCTGACTACGATATTGCCGGTGCCGTGTTTAAAGGCATTCTCCACAAAGGGTATCAGCAGCATCGGTTCTATGGCAGCATTGGCGTCGGCTTTTGTGGTGTCGATCTGGCTGTTGATATTGATCTCATTGCCAAAGCGCAGGCGCTGTAATGCTATATAGCTGTTGAGATACATGATCTCTTTCGACAGCAATACTTTCTTTCCAGTAGTATCATACAGCATGTAACGCATCAGGTCGGAAAGCATGATAAGTGCGGGTTCCAGCTGATCGGATTTTTTTCGTGCCAGCGAAACAAGATTGGTGAGCACATTGAACAGGAAGTGAGGGCTTACCTGGGAACGGAGAAATTTCAGTTCGCTGTTGAGTTGTTCTGCCCTTTTTTCCGACTGGATTTTTTCGTTCCTGATCTTTTCTGTAATGCGACAGTAAACGAGACTGATAAGATATATACCAACGGAAGGCGCAAAAACAAACCTATAAACGGTATAGTCTTTTGCCATTTCCGGGAACCAATGCGTCATGATGTTATACTTCAGCGGAAAAGAAATACCGATGAGTAACAACACAGCCGGGAAATATAGCCACCACCATTGTTTGTTCCACAGCCTGGGATAAATATATAAAGCGTGAATATAGAAGATCCCCATGTGTATCACGCCGGATATGGTGAAGAAAGGCCCGGGAATGGCTCCCATCCTGTAATTGCTGGCGGCATCTGAAACAAGATAGGGGAGCAGTAAAATAATACTCCATATGAGGATATGAAGTGTGATAACTACCTTTTTTACCTGAATACCTCTTTTCATTTTTATGTATAGAATAAAGCTACTGAATTTTTTCACGGGAATAGTAGTTGAGCGGGAGATGTAGACAACAACGGCATTTGTAGCGATAAAGCCGGCAGAAGTGCCGATGGGAAGTAATCATTACATTCAGAGAAAATAACATTAACACAGGTACAGGAAGTTGCTAATTTTGAACACGTAAAAAACCACTTATGATAAAACGAAGTCTGGGTACCTTATTGCTGTTATTAAGCACATATATCGTATTTGCACAAAAGTACGAGCCCAACTGGGCCTCTCTGAATAAGCGGGGGATTCCGGCCTGGTTCAATAACGCCAAATTCGGCATCTTTATACATTGGGGCGTTTATGCGGTGCCGTCTTACGCCGTAGTGGGCCCGGGAGGCTATTCCGAATGGTACTGGTACCGGTTGAGAAATCAGGACGATGCCACACATAAGCAGGTAGTTGCCTTCCAGGAGAAAAACTACGGTAAGGGCTCTACGTACGAAAGCCTGGAAAGCCAGTTTAACGCATCGCTGTTCAATCCTCAGCAATGGGCGGATGTATTCCGCCGCAGTGGTGCAAAGTATGTGGTACTTACCTCTAAGCATCATGAAGGCTACTGCCTTTGGGACAATAAGCAGGCGAATGAATCCTGGGGCCATTCCTGGAATGCGGTTACGGGAACGCCTAAACGTGATCTGCTGGGCGATCTGACGGATGCAGTGCGTAAGGAAGGCCTGCGCATGGGATATTACTATTCGTTGTACGAATGGTTTAACCCCGTTTGGCAGAAAGACAAGCAGCAGTACGTTAAAGAAGTGATGACACCACAGTTTAAGGATCTGGTGACCCGCTATAAACCATCCGTGATCTTCTCTGACGGGGAGTGGGATATGTCGGATACCGCCTGGCATAGTCCTTCGTTGCTGGCATGGTTGTTTAATGAGTCGCCCGTAAAGGATGAGGTAGTGGTAGATGACCGCTGGGGCAGTAATACCCGTGGTAAAAACAATGGCGCCACCTATCTTACTTCAGAGTATGGTTCAGGCATGCAGCCCGGTGTCATCTGGGAGGAAAGCCAGGGTATCGGTCAATCTTACGGCTACAACCGCATGGAAACGGCCGACGACTACAAGAAAAGCAGCGATCTTATCCTGATGCTGGTAGATATCGTATCCCGGGGCGGCAACCTGTTACTGGATATAGGCCCCACGGCAGATGGCCGGATTCCGGTGATCATGCAGCAAAAATTGCTCGACATTGGTAAATGGCTGGAAGTGAATGGAGAAGCCATTTATGATACCAAGCCCTGGAAAACCGATCGTCAGTGGAGCACCGGAAAACGACCAGAGGGCAAAGAGGCGAGCTTTATGTCGGGGTACAGTATTACCAACCTGGTGAAAAAATCTCCGGATCACGCCAATGTGGAGATGTTCTTTACGCAGAAACCTGGCGCTGTATACTGTTTTGTACCAGGTTACGAGCCTAAGGTTACCATCCGTGGGTATACCCCTTCCAGGAACACTACCATGAGCATTCTGGGCAGTAAAACGGCTAATAAGCCCATTAAATGGCAGCAGCAGGGTAAGGATTGTGTAGTAGATCTGAGTGGACTGAAGCCGGGGGAAGTGGGAGAGTTGTTTGTGGTGAAAATTACGAATTAGGAACTACGAAACAGAAAATAGCCCGAAGGCCTTAGCGGATAATATTTCCACTAAGGCCTTCGGGCTATTTTCTATTTCGTAATTCTTTTTAATAAAAAATAATTTTAAAAAGTATATTTTTAGATGACGGAGCCCTCTGCCGGTTCCCGGGATTTCACGTTATTGCTTG
The genomic region above belongs to Chitinophaga sp. 180180018-3 and contains:
- a CDS encoding LytTR family DNA-binding domain-containing protein — encoded protein: MIRCIAVDDEQLVRELLEDNIRQVPFLQLVKTCRNALEALDVIQHEQVDLMFLDIQMPKLSGLQLLQSLPQPPMAILVTAYESYALEGYNLQVVDYLLKPFSFERFLKACTRAQELYRLKQTPTAGAGPHSFFVNVEYTQVKIITDDITYIESLKDYLKIHLSGTTKSVLTRMTMKAMEEKLPSGAFIRTHKSYLVATRKITAIKRDLVCIGAEEIPVSEFYKENVNKLLH
- a CDS encoding FecR domain-containing protein — its product is MEQFYLLLDKFKKGQASAADIAQLEALLQQGADEPLKAALLEAYQRSIAEKEQVLSPGKTAAILDRLHASMEAEAIAASLHPVRKRSLKAILLPLSVAAAVLILAGSVYLKYQIDAERKIKAATAIAASHTISNNGSEIKTLALTDGSVIQLAPGSMLTWKDSSMATLRRLTLQGKAEFIVHADIKRPFIVEAAGITVTALGTTFTVNTLVENNVAVKLSEGKVQIHTKDNNEDVYLLPGEEYAINTITRSFDIRKPGSTGKVPASAIPEVNNVVLSFSNEPLDQALHTLGAHFKTQINFQQEDVRALYFTGKVLKKDSLKSILAAICAMNQLELRTTGDSITISK
- a CDS encoding TonB-dependent receptor, which codes for MIRLLKRYSRILLLLLCAIHTYAQEAGKPVLVKGSVVSENGEPLIGVSISVKQRNGKETYNASTNERGVFQFQGLKAGAQYDFSFSFIGYENNRVNGFVVKEGEGNLLLVRMKESSHGLNELVVVGYGSRSRKELTGSVASVRSADLMQQPVTSFDQALAGKMAGIQVMQTNGAPGGNVSIRVRGVGSISAGNNPLFVIDGMPVTNDTRNASPGVNSYQQPANPLAAININDIASIDVLKDAASAAIYGSRGSTGVVLIRTKKGTAGKLTVNYDVNYGIQNVNKHVDVLNAYDYAQLVYDGHNNAYLDAVPTGKPTDPNSVRPKNPSTWVPPQVLPYLAGQKGLTNTDWQKEIFRTAPMQSHTVSIYGGSDNLSYYFSGNYLNQDGIVINNNYKRYSSRFRIDGGSKRFRFGVNMNPSFTDNHLVNAEGPWFAPNSGVVALALGYAPIFPVRNPDGTFADSVNVWGYGQTNQLNPVAVATLIKDRMKNFRLMANAYMEYEILSGLKYKISVGTDINTFRRDYYRPSTLPIPSGTLPSVATGFSNTDQYTNWLMEHTVTYAKAFGKHKLDALAGFTVQKENQEHNTLTAINFPTDIVTTLNAGQINAGSSSQEQWSLNSWLARVQYSYADKYFLTGSVRRDGSSRFGINKKWASFPAISAAWQVSNEPFFKSINAISSLKVRSSYGLTGNFQIPNYGSLAQLANYNGTNSTNSNYILGSQTLVNGVSVVTPANPDLTWESTASFDAGVEIGFFKDALNLTVDYYNSNTTKLLLNLPVPGISGFSTYLQNIGALNNRGVEVTLSYNKKLGKDWSLEGNANISFNKNKVTRLGPSGAPIVATGGTGNAYFITKIGETIGSYYLYVADGIYRDKTDLETSAKTSNPTYVGDLKFRDINGDGKIDANDRAIIGSFQPKYIFGFSNTLRYKQLDFSFSIQGSQGNKILNLFRRYIANVEGNFNNLSFVKGHYVSPDDIGTGYINRANRLATGGNGITSSWHVEDGSFVRVRNIALGYNFPSSLLNQIHISAVRIYGAVQNPFTFTKYSLFNPEISNRTDNALTAGEDYGSYPLARTYSLGLNITF
- a CDS encoding alpha-L-fucosidase, producing the protein MIKRSLGTLLLLLSTYIVFAQKYEPNWASLNKRGIPAWFNNAKFGIFIHWGVYAVPSYAVVGPGGYSEWYWYRLRNQDDATHKQVVAFQEKNYGKGSTYESLESQFNASLFNPQQWADVFRRSGAKYVVLTSKHHEGYCLWDNKQANESWGHSWNAVTGTPKRDLLGDLTDAVRKEGLRMGYYYSLYEWFNPVWQKDKQQYVKEVMTPQFKDLVTRYKPSVIFSDGEWDMSDTAWHSPSLLAWLFNESPVKDEVVVDDRWGSNTRGKNNGATYLTSEYGSGMQPGVIWEESQGIGQSYGYNRMETADDYKKSSDLILMLVDIVSRGGNLLLDIGPTADGRIPVIMQQKLLDIGKWLEVNGEAIYDTKPWKTDRQWSTGKRPEGKEASFMSGYSITNLVKKSPDHANVEMFFTQKPGAVYCFVPGYEPKVTIRGYTPSRNTTMSILGSKTANKPIKWQQQGKDCVVDLSGLKPGEVGELFVVKITN
- a CDS encoding TonB-dependent receptor plug domain-containing protein, producing MKTILLSITCLSFAAAAQTPSDTTKKTRALHEVVVSAGAFEASDKAKGASLTPIDAVTVAGSNADITQALRSLPGAQQIGEQAGLFVRGGTGDETLQFIDGTLLKTPNYPAVPGVTQYARINPFLFKGILFSSGGYSALYGNAMSSALIMESTDLPEKTSASFSAFTGNLGAGMQQLAKNNKSSFGFNINYSNQSLYNKIIPQKPDYFTGPSYLDGNINFRIKTGKTGMLKYYSNWSYSNVSMYNPDIDSSVLRAGYKVNGWNSYHNLSYRSLLSDQWKLDAGIAYSYNREQTHTTLIDEKNKPVESPWPWKNNLRNIRTDFAQARVVFTHFMGRGQALRFGAEHFYTNDKGTSNDSLLHLTDHLTAAFAEGDIYLAPNLAAKAGVRAEYSSLLRKMVVAPRAGLGYRMPDGSQFNLAYGIFYQEPASDFLYQPNNPGFSSATHYVLNYTRKANNRFLRAELYYKQYRDLIKTTPQLNNNGDGYSQGAELFWRDKKTFKNLDYWVTYTYLDTKRDFLNYPYRLRPYFAAPHTATIAIKKYFPDINTYVNVSWAVAAGRPYYNINNNGLITDEGTTRPYSVGNLHVAYVCSFFKNRKWKDFSGIAAGINNLTGNRQVFGYNYSYNGLIKQPVTLPAARVFFIGVFMSLGIDRTSDFLDNNL
- a CDS encoding sigma-70 family RNA polymerase sigma factor, giving the protein MTMLLNKAEVAAFDSIYHQYHQAVFKNICKLVPQQEAAEDILQEVFLALWNNRHKLSLTSEVDRWLFVVSYNKSIQYLKTAAKEKSLLALHPEQPVSTDDDNFAILKDMQLHLISDAIEKLSPRKKMIFRLCRLEGKSLQEAASILGISPHTAKEYLKASSAFIKTYIASQQATAPLAGLLFLSIYFGY
- a CDS encoding histidine kinase, giving the protein MKRGIQVKKVVITLHILIWSIILLLPYLVSDAASNYRMGAIPGPFFTISGVIHMGIFYIHALYIYPRLWNKQWWWLYFPAVLLLIGISFPLKYNIMTHWFPEMAKDYTVYRFVFAPSVGIYLISLVYCRITEKIRNEKIQSEKRAEQLNSELKFLRSQVSPHFLFNVLTNLVSLARKKSDQLEPALIMLSDLMRYMLYDTTGKKVLLSKEIMYLNSYIALQRLRFGNEININSQIDTTKADANAAIEPMLLIPFVENAFKHGTGNIVVRLVVNSESLLFEVQNHFDTDPAASKDESSGIGLANVRSRLQLLYPGRHKLTIVKQEPVFHVTLILTLS